In Silene latifolia isolate original U9 population chromosome X, ASM4854445v1, whole genome shotgun sequence, the following proteins share a genomic window:
- the LOC141620940 gene encoding F-box/kelch-repeat protein At3g23880-like: MPKRRQNYKGKQRRRRYETLIESTINPPLPYLPENIIEDILRKLPCKAMARSKSVCKTWNSIISSRQFVDYYHKNIPQVEGNLLIFFKHKHNYITGGKTNCYTLSPSNGNTIVDTDPLEYYTRKRRGINYLTLLGSCNGLVAILYNKKLILWNPLTKEQSFIRVRKLWVRNIRNESRLGLFGLCYDSSKDEYVMVIRFEYYESRSYFDDEGNRSVKFYLYNFRYGQERTDYFRTEFRLLYSNLCQGGIGKVICGLLHWVIQYYDIIDLTIVKKDIFYFDLNEKKFKKIARPDGIHDKTMLGLATLDGENQLGCVLHDIACANLEVWVKKEYGNSESWSNMLTFPYMNMVDDCRSISYMNALGFMPSGELIVNLD; the protein is encoded by the coding sequence ATGCCAAAGAGGCGACAAAACTACAAAGGAAAACAACGGCGACGACGATATGAGACGTTAATTGAATCAACAATTAATCCTCCATTGCCGTATCTCCCCGAAAATATCATCGAAGATATATTACGTAAATTACCTTGTAAGGCCATGGCACGATCCAAATCAGTTTGCAAGACATGGAATTCCATAATATCGTCTCGCCAATTCGTGgattattatcataaaaatattcCTCAAGTCGAAGGTAATCTTTTAATATTTTTCAAACACAAACATAATTATATAACCGGTGGTAAAACTAATTGTTACACCTTAAGTCCTAGTAATGGTAATACTATAGTCGATACTGACCCGTTGGAATATTATACTCGAAAACGTCGTGGAATTAATTATCTGACACTTTTGGGGTCTTGTAATGGGTTGGTGGCGATATTGTATAATAAGAAGTTGATATTGTGGAACCCTTTAACTAAAGAACAATCGTTTATTCGAGTCAGAAAACTTTGGGTACGTAACATTAGAAATGAGTCTCGTCTGGGCTTATTTGGGCTGTGTTACGATAGTAGTAAGGATGAGTACGTTATGGTCATTAGGTTCGAGTATTATGAGAGTCGCTCGTATTTTGACGATGAAGGTAACAGGTCCGTTAAGTTTTACTTGTACAATTTCAGGTACGGTCAGGAAAGAACAGATTATTTCCGAACTGAATTCCGATTATTGTATAGTAACTTATGCCAAGGCGGCATAGGAAAGGTTATTTGTGGCTTACTTCATTGGGTTATCCAATACTACGATATTATAGATCTGACGATTGTGAAAAAGGATATTTTTTACTTCGATTTGAATGAAAAGAAGTTTAAGAAAATAGCACGACCGGATGGGATTCACGATAAAACAATGCTCGGTTTAGCGACATTAGATGGAGAAAATCAACTTGGTTGTGTTCTACATGATATCGCTTGTGCAAATTTAGAGGTTTGGGTGAAGAAAGAATATGGAAATTCCGAGTCGTGGAGTAACATGCTCACGTTTCCGTACATGAATATGGTAGACGATTGTAGATCTATTAGTTATATGAATGCCCTTGGATTTATGCCGAGTGgggaattaattgttaatttggattga